In Pecten maximus chromosome 10, xPecMax1.1, whole genome shotgun sequence, one genomic interval encodes:
- the LOC117336103 gene encoding uncharacterized protein LOC117336103, with protein MHTQCVITRQGRARVVRDMSVTPVILFVRTIHLEYHVLGYVIVMLKTQTYVTRLLGPVYATVAGRELGVIQLLHLPWLAVRSLVGTLGFLAALVLVVIIAVVLWCACRCSCHEVKSRSRRKKDFIELSEIPEAPEPPIGGGMPAKAAGYQKTPTAQGLPNDNDGVYYGRDALNNSSTPAGNGSQVAPPVPTSGDEYYYTDGVSAAAAGNAGKVLKPKGDVPATTYQNYSSNSATSSPRIKPKVAKTPLPLPPVAQTKAQPVYGNAGMQEEYESLGGRGVSETYADLD; from the exons ATCACGCGACAGGGGCGTGCACGTGTGGTCCGGGATATGTCGGTGACACCTGTGATACTG ttTGTGCGGACAATACATTTGGAATATCATGTATTGGGATATGTGATTGTGATGCTCAAAACACAAACTTATGTGACAAGGTTGCTGGGGCCTGTGTATGCAACAGTGGCTGGGAGGGAACTAGGTGTGATACAG CTGCTGCATTTGCCTTGGTTAGCAGTCCGGTCCCTGGTTGGTACTCTCGGATTCCTGGCTGCATTGGTCCTAGTGGTAATCATAGCTGTCGTTCTGTGGTGCGCGTGCAG ATGTTCCTGCCATGAGGTGAAATCTCGGTCTCGCAGAAAGAAGGATTTCATTGAGCTTTCTGAGATACCCGAAGCCCCTGAGCCACCTATAG GTGGTGGGATGCCAGCGAAAGCAGCAGGATATCAAAAAACACCTACAGCTCAGGGCTTACCTAATGATAACGACGGGGTATATTATGGCCGAGATGCTTTGAACAACTCGTCCACACCGGCGGGGAATGGTTCACAGGTGGCACCACCTGTTCCCACAAGCGGGGACGAGTATTACTACACAGACGGTGTTTCTGCTGCAGCGGCTGGTAACGCCGGTAAAGTTCTCAAACCAAAAGGGGATGTTCCCGCGACCACTTATCAAAATTACAGTTCCAATTCTGCTACTTCGAGTCCAAGAATAAAACCGAAAGTTGCCAAAACACCGCTACCACTTCCCCCAGTAGCGCAGACTAAAGCACAGCCAGTGTACGGAAATGCTGGCATGCAAGAAGAATACGAGAGTTTAGGAGGAAGGGGCGTCTCGGAAACATACGCTGATTTGGATTAG